A region of Sulfitobacter faviae DNA encodes the following proteins:
- a CDS encoding ammonium transporter, with amino-acid sequence MKPILILPLAAAVSALPGLALAQDAEYATLADTTFIFNTLLFLIGGFLVFWMAAGFAMLEAGLVRSKNVTTQLTKNMGLFALAAVMYWLVGYNIMYPGDGNWIMEGVFGTFATKDIKTEIDAGGYSNASDFFFQLMFCATTASIVSGALAERIKLWPFLIFVVVLTGFIYPIEASWQWGGGFLSAMGFSDFAGSTLVHAAGGFAALAGAIVLGPRLGKYGKDGRVVPMPGSNLALATLGTFILWMGWFGFNGASQLAMGTIEDVDAVAQIFANTNMAAAAGAVAALILTQVMYKKVDLTMVLNGALAGLVSITAGPLDPTLFGALWIGAVGGVIVVLTVPMLDKFKIDDVVGAIPVHLIAGFWGTLVVPVYTEGTSFVTQIIGFAAVGLFVFIVSFVVWLILKAAGGIRVSEEAEITGLDMSELGMEAYPEFAKG; translated from the coding sequence ATGAAACCCATCTTAATACTTCCCCTCGCAGCGGCGGTCAGCGCCCTGCCCGGGCTGGCGCTGGCACAGGACGCGGAATACGCGACGCTGGCGGATACGACCTTCATCTTCAACACCCTGCTTTTCCTGATCGGCGGCTTCCTCGTCTTCTGGATGGCGGCGGGTTTCGCCATGCTGGAGGCGGGGCTGGTGCGTTCCAAGAACGTCACCACGCAGCTGACCAAGAACATGGGCCTCTTTGCGCTTGCCGCGGTCATGTATTGGCTGGTGGGCTATAACATCATGTATCCCGGTGACGGCAATTGGATCATGGAAGGCGTCTTTGGCACCTTCGCGACCAAGGACATCAAGACCGAGATCGACGCAGGCGGCTATTCCAACGCCTCCGACTTCTTCTTTCAGCTGATGTTCTGCGCCACCACCGCCTCCATCGTGTCGGGTGCGCTGGCCGAGCGGATCAAGCTGTGGCCCTTCCTGATCTTCGTGGTCGTGCTGACCGGCTTCATCTACCCGATCGAAGCGTCGTGGCAGTGGGGCGGCGGTTTCCTTTCCGCCATGGGCTTCAGCGACTTCGCCGGCTCGACCCTCGTGCACGCCGCTGGTGGTTTCGCCGCCCTCGCCGGGGCCATCGTTCTGGGGCCGCGTTTGGGTAAATACGGCAAGGATGGCCGCGTTGTGCCGATGCCGGGTTCCAACCTTGCGCTCGCCACTTTGGGCACGTTCATCCTGTGGATGGGCTGGTTCGGCTTTAACGGTGCGTCGCAGCTTGCCATGGGCACCATCGAAGACGTGGACGCCGTGGCGCAGATCTTTGCCAACACCAACATGGCCGCTGCCGCCGGTGCCGTCGCCGCGCTGATCCTGACGCAGGTGATGTACAAGAAAGTCGACCTGACCATGGTGCTGAACGGCGCGCTGGCCGGTCTCGTCTCGATCACCGCAGGGCCGCTTGACCCGACGCTGTTTGGTGCGCTTTGGATCGGTGCCGTGGGTGGTGTCATCGTGGTGCTGACCGTGCCGATGCTCGACAAGTTCAAGATCGACGACGTGGTCGGCGCGATCCCGGTTCACCTGATCGCCGGTTTCTGGGGCACGCTGGTCGTGCCGGTCTATACCGAAGGTACATCCTTCGTCACACAGATCATCGGCTTCGCCGCGGTTGGCCTCTTTGTCTTCATCGTCAGCTTCGTTGTCTGGCTGATCCTGAAAGCCGCCGGTGGCATCCGCGTCAGCGAAGAGGCCGAGATCACCGGTCTGGACATGTCCGAACTGGGGATGGAAGCCTACCCCGAGTTCGCCAAGGGCTAA
- a CDS encoding histidine kinase N-terminal 7TM domain-containing protein: protein MTATLVTVLGYWVRGHSSLPGKHWFLLAILAMDFWLLSVGVELSATSAACAFGVSRWAWIGFVLLPTFWAFFLYEYALGAKVPRWLVPLCAGLAPALITLAAVTSGWHEKFYGPETKWLLSAEGAYVQSDHGPLFFIAITYLYMVIMAAAVVAGRAVRSANPAVRSFFLKLFAATLIPWWPIWPISWAASPCSTPTRRLSHSRFR from the coding sequence GTGACAGCCACGCTTGTCACCGTGTTGGGCTATTGGGTGCGCGGGCATAGCAGTCTGCCCGGTAAACATTGGTTTTTGCTGGCCATTCTGGCCATGGATTTCTGGCTTTTGTCGGTCGGGGTCGAGCTTTCCGCCACCTCTGCCGCCTGCGCATTTGGGGTCAGCCGTTGGGCGTGGATCGGCTTCGTGCTGCTGCCGACCTTCTGGGCTTTCTTCCTCTATGAGTATGCGCTCGGGGCCAAGGTGCCGCGATGGCTCGTGCCGCTTTGCGCGGGGCTTGCGCCTGCGCTGATCACCCTCGCCGCGGTGACGAGCGGTTGGCATGAGAAGTTCTATGGCCCCGAAACCAAGTGGTTGCTGAGCGCAGAGGGGGCCTATGTCCAATCCGACCACGGCCCGCTGTTCTTCATCGCGATCACCTATCTTTACATGGTCATCATGGCGGCGGCGGTCGTGGCGGGGCGGGCGGTGCGTTCGGCAAACCCGGCGGTGCGCAGCTTTTTCCTCAAGCTTTTTGCCGCGACGCTGATCCCATGGTGGCCAATCTGGCCTATATCTTGGGCGGCATCACCCTGTTCAACACCGACCCGACGCCTTTCTCATTCGCGCTTTCGCTGA
- a CDS encoding aromatic amino acid transaminase codes for MFETLKAQPADKILALVQAYREDPRDTKIDLGVGVYKDASGNTPVMRAVKAAEQRIWENQDTKVYTGLAGDPTYTNAMAALVLGDAVPRGAIAAAATPGGTGAVRQAFELVRMANPEARVFVSDPTWPNHLSILSYLGMEVVNYRYFDSATGGVNFDGMIEDLKTAKKGDVVLLHGCCHNPTGANLNSAEWDAVIEVLQSTGAVPMIDIAYQGFGDGLEADAAATRKVAASVPECLIAASCSKNFGIYRERTGILMLVAAEAAQGLNQATLAFLNRQNYSFPPDHGARIVSTILTDDELKADWMAELEDVRNAMLGLREQLAGELQKLSGSDRFGFLAQHRGMFSRLGTTPDKVDALREKHGIYMVGDSRMNIAGLNQNSVPILARAIIDVGI; via the coding sequence ATGTTCGAGACGCTCAAGGCGCAACCCGCCGATAAGATCCTCGCCCTTGTACAGGCCTACCGCGAAGACCCGCGCGACACGAAGATCGACCTCGGCGTCGGTGTCTACAAAGACGCCAGCGGCAACACCCCGGTGATGCGCGCCGTCAAAGCCGCCGAACAGCGCATCTGGGAAAACCAAGACACCAAGGTCTACACCGGTCTGGCGGGTGATCCGACCTATACCAATGCGATGGCTGCGCTCGTTCTAGGCGATGCCGTGCCGCGCGGCGCGATTGCCGCTGCCGCCACCCCCGGTGGCACCGGTGCTGTGCGTCAGGCCTTTGAACTGGTGCGCATGGCCAACCCCGAAGCGCGGGTTTTCGTCTCTGATCCGACATGGCCGAACCACCTGTCGATCCTGTCCTATCTGGGCATGGAAGTGGTGAACTACCGCTATTTCGACAGCGCGACCGGCGGCGTGAACTTCGACGGCATGATCGAAGACCTCAAGACCGCCAAGAAAGGCGATGTGGTCCTGCTGCACGGCTGCTGCCACAACCCCACGGGCGCGAACCTCAACAGCGCGGAGTGGGACGCGGTGATCGAAGTGCTGCAAAGCACCGGTGCCGTGCCGATGATCGACATCGCCTATCAGGGATTTGGCGACGGGTTGGAGGCGGATGCCGCTGCGACGCGCAAAGTGGCCGCCTCGGTGCCTGAGTGCCTGATCGCGGCAAGCTGCTCTAAGAACTTCGGCATCTACCGCGAACGGACCGGCATTCTGATGCTGGTGGCTGCCGAGGCGGCGCAGGGGCTGAACCAAGCCACTTTGGCCTTTCTCAACCGCCAGAACTACAGCTTCCCGCCCGATCACGGCGCGCGGATCGTGTCGACCATCCTGACCGATGACGAGCTCAAGGCCGATTGGATGGCCGAGCTTGAGGATGTTCGCAACGCCATGCTGGGTCTGCGTGAGCAACTGGCGGGTGAGTTGCAGAAACTTTCCGGATCGGACCGCTTTGGCTTCCTTGCCCAGCACCGGGGCATGTTCTCGCGGCTTGGCACCACGCCGGATAAGGTCGACGCGCTGCGCGAAAAACATGGCATCTATATGGTTGGCGACAGCCGTATGAACATTGCCGGACTGAACCAGAACAGCGTGCCCATCCTTGCCCGTGCGATCATCGACGTCGGCATCTAA
- the sseA gene encoding 3-mercaptopyruvate sulfurtransferase: MADDPKTLVSTDWLAQHLKDPDLRILDASWYLPDAGRDPKAEYDAAHIPGARFFDIDDISDARSDLPHMAPPIEKFMSRLRAMGVGDGHQVVVYDGAGLMSAARVWWLFRLMGQENVAVLDGGLPKWQAEGRETEDMPPVPRDRHMTVRFQNQLVRDVTQVAHASKLGDPQIVDARAAARFRGDAPEPREGLRAGHIPGARNVPFTELLNDDKTMKTPEETRAIFEAAGVDLSKPVITSCGSGITAAVLALALERLGHRKWSLYDGSWAEWGMFPTVPVATGAA; encoded by the coding sequence ATGGCCGACGATCCCAAGACATTGGTGTCAACCGATTGGTTGGCTCAGCATCTGAAAGACCCGGACCTGCGCATCCTTGATGCCTCGTGGTATCTGCCCGACGCCGGGCGCGATCCGAAGGCGGAGTATGACGCCGCGCACATCCCCGGCGCGCGCTTTTTCGACATCGACGATATCTCTGACGCGCGCTCAGACCTGCCGCATATGGCTCCGCCGATCGAGAAATTCATGTCGCGGCTGCGCGCCATGGGTGTGGGTGACGGGCATCAGGTGGTGGTCTACGATGGCGCAGGCCTGATGTCGGCGGCCCGGGTCTGGTGGCTGTTCCGCCTGATGGGGCAAGAGAATGTCGCCGTGCTGGATGGCGGGTTGCCCAAATGGCAGGCCGAGGGGCGCGAGACTGAAGATATGCCGCCTGTCCCGCGCGACCGCCATATGACCGTGCGTTTCCAGAACCAATTGGTGCGCGACGTGACACAGGTGGCCCATGCCTCCAAACTCGGCGATCCGCAGATCGTCGACGCCCGTGCCGCAGCACGTTTCCGCGGCGATGCGCCTGAACCGCGCGAGGGGCTGCGCGCAGGCCATATTCCCGGCGCGCGTAACGTGCCCTTCACCGAATTGCTCAACGACGACAAGACGATGAAGACCCCCGAAGAGACCCGCGCCATTTTCGAGGCGGCGGGCGTGGACCTGTCGAAACCCGTCATCACCTCCTGCGGCTCGGGCATCACCGCCGCCGTGCTGGCGCTGGCGCTGGAGCGGCTGGGCCACCGCAAATGGTCGCTCTACGATGGCTCATGGGCGGAATGGGGCATGTTCCCCACCGTGCCCGTGGCCACCGGCGCGGCTTAA
- the smpB gene encoding SsrA-binding protein SmpB, which translates to MSQVKSSSKSDPNYKVIAENRRARFDYAIEEDIECGIILEGSEVKSLREGGANIAESYAAVEDGELWLVNSYVAPYKQAKTFQHEERRRRKLLVSRKQLADLWNATQRKGMTLVPLVMYFNHRGMAKIKIGVAKGKKLHDKRETAAKRDWSRQKQRLLKDHG; encoded by the coding sequence ATGTCACAGGTCAAATCCAGTTCCAAATCCGATCCGAATTACAAGGTGATCGCCGAAAACCGCCGCGCGCGGTTTGATTACGCGATCGAAGAAGATATCGAATGCGGTATCATCCTTGAGGGATCCGAGGTGAAATCCCTACGCGAAGGCGGGGCGAATATCGCCGAGAGCTACGCCGCCGTGGAGGATGGCGAACTGTGGTTGGTGAACTCCTATGTGGCGCCCTACAAGCAGGCCAAGACCTTTCAACATGAGGAGCGCCGACGTCGGAAGCTTCTGGTGAGCCGCAAGCAGCTCGCTGACCTGTGGAACGCGACGCAACGCAAGGGCATGACGCTGGTGCCCTTGGTGATGTATTTCAACCATCGCGGCATGGCGAAGATCAAGATCGGCGTGGCCAAGGGTAAGAAGCTGCACGATAAGCGCGAGACGGCGGCCAAGCGCGATTGGTCGCGGCAGAAGCAGCGGTTGTTGAAAGATCACGGGTAA
- a CDS encoding sulfotransferase family protein, whose protein sequence is MGFPGTWMTESESMVYRVVPKCACSTIGQIMYYSDHGEFFDGDIHDAKSGIHKWALDGSQGPITENVTARKSYAFTCVRNPYTRILSSFFDKICGIQRNGRRYRGNLVPLLVQKYGIDVGGEDGREEFDQIASFRRFLLFARDTIRWRRPMDPDIHWSAVSGHVSTFIVNGGTYDQIFWTERFNDGMQQVLDAVDTPHPVDLAAIPRFNESEGHGPKRAHPVEDYFDDLSMHLMREIYKRDFDLFKYDFDNPGNKQPLGEIDLDEVYAKLGD, encoded by the coding sequence ATGGGTTTTCCCGGAACATGGATGACGGAAAGTGAGAGCATGGTGTACCGCGTGGTGCCAAAATGCGCCTGTTCGACCATTGGCCAGATCATGTATTATTCCGACCATGGCGAATTCTTTGACGGCGACATCCATGATGCCAAGTCGGGCATTCATAAATGGGCCTTGGATGGGTCGCAGGGGCCGATCACCGAGAATGTGACGGCGCGCAAATCCTATGCCTTTACCTGTGTGCGCAACCCTTACACGCGAATTCTGTCGTCTTTCTTTGACAAGATTTGCGGCATTCAGCGCAACGGGCGGCGCTATCGCGGCAATCTGGTGCCGCTGCTGGTGCAGAAATACGGGATAGACGTAGGCGGTGAGGACGGCAGGGAGGAGTTCGACCAGATCGCGAGTTTCCGGCGGTTCCTGCTGTTCGCCCGCGATACCATTCGTTGGCGGCGGCCAATGGACCCGGACATTCACTGGTCGGCGGTCTCGGGCCATGTCAGCACCTTTATCGTCAACGGCGGCACCTACGACCAGATCTTCTGGACCGAGCGGTTCAACGATGGGATGCAGCAGGTGCTCGATGCCGTGGACACGCCGCACCCCGTCGATCTGGCCGCGATCCCGCGCTTTAACGAGAGCGAGGGCCATGGGCCCAAGCGGGCGCATCCGGTCGAGGATTACTTTGACGATCTGTCGATGCATCTGATGCGCGAGATCTACAAACGCGACTTCGATCTGTTCAAATATGACTTCGACAACCCCGGCAATAAGCAACCCCTAGGGGAGATCGATTTGGATGAGGTGTACGCCAAGCTCGGTGACTGA
- a CDS encoding PepSY domain-containing protein → MTRKFTALATSLLLAPAALFAQETAPEAERISMSQAIKSAQSSIDGGVLEAEIETEGDALVYEIDLVRGESVYEVTVNAATGDVMKQSEEQLTSFLSGLFQEDELRAAGTARDVLMTALTELEGQDGTWIEEVSLDDEDDRMVYEVELTDATGERELLIDATTGEITPDD, encoded by the coding sequence ATGACACGTAAGTTCACCGCCCTCGCCACATCGCTCCTGCTCGCCCCCGCAGCCCTCTTCGCGCAAGAGACCGCCCCCGAGGCCGAGCGCATCAGCATGTCCCAAGCCATCAAATCCGCACAAAGCAGCATCGATGGCGGCGTGCTGGAAGCCGAAATCGAAACCGAAGGCGACGCGCTGGTCTATGAGATCGACCTGGTCCGCGGCGAATCCGTGTACGAAGTCACCGTCAATGCCGCCACCGGCGATGTAATGAAGCAGTCCGAAGAGCAACTCACCAGCTTCCTCAGCGGCCTCTTCCAAGAGGACGAATTGCGCGCCGCTGGCACGGCCCGCGATGTGCTGATGACCGCACTGACCGAGCTGGAAGGCCAAGACGGCACATGGATCGAGGAAGTCTCGCTCGACGATGAAGATGACCGCATGGTTTATGAAGTCGAACTGACCGACGCCACCGGCGAACGCGAGCTGCTGATCGACGCCACCACCGGCGAAATCACCCCCGACGACTGA
- a CDS encoding DUF1523 family protein, with protein sequence MRIVKWVFWVTVWVLVGAFFHYTLPQTDIVRVTDTYEKRIDFGNNSIFWSGSSTDSAGQAVNRDVFFIQTRRAKGDVMVYRNEDTGWGWPPYFKFDTANLQAEAADARSTTGAPQYYALKHYGWRSELLSIYPNAISLRPVEGPEASKGIPLVTIIVLTLAAALFYAIWVRWRRFRRARLDPKIEAIEDDIAARRGRFARWRAERRARK encoded by the coding sequence ATGAGAATCGTTAAATGGGTGTTCTGGGTGACCGTCTGGGTGCTGGTGGGGGCGTTCTTCCACTATACCCTGCCGCAGACCGATATCGTCCGCGTCACGGACACCTATGAAAAGCGGATCGACTTCGGCAACAACTCGATCTTCTGGTCCGGCTCATCGACTGATAGCGCGGGGCAGGCGGTCAACCGCGATGTCTTTTTCATCCAGACCCGCCGGGCCAAGGGCGATGTCATGGTCTACCGCAACGAAGACACCGGCTGGGGCTGGCCGCCCTATTTCAAGTTCGACACCGCCAACCTTCAGGCCGAGGCAGCCGATGCCCGCAGCACCACCGGCGCGCCGCAGTATTACGCGCTGAAACACTATGGCTGGCGCAGTGAACTGTTGTCGATCTACCCCAATGCCATCTCGCTCCGCCCGGTCGAGGGGCCGGAGGCGAGCAAGGGCATCCCCCTCGTGACCATCATCGTGCTGACCCTCGCCGCGGCACTCTTCTATGCGATCTGGGTGCGCTGGCGGCGGTTCCGCCGGGCGCGGCTGGACCCCAAGATCGAGGCGATCGAGGATGACATCGCCGCGCGGCGGGGCCGCTTTGCCCGCTGGCGGGCCGAACGGCGCGCGCGGAAATAA
- a CDS encoding alpha/beta hydrolase: MMLDDAYANAAYIDGADGFPPRWEKEAEAFRASLGARAQLNVRYGPSDRQKFDFFQPEGVSRGTAVFVHGGYWKAFDKSYWSHLAAGPLARGYAVAVPSYDLCPDVRISEISTQIAAALTEVANRTQGTIVLSGHSAGGHLVARMTDPLLLGAEVRDRITRIVPISPVADLAPLLQTEMNDILRLDEAEAAAESPIKMTPPHGVDVTVWVGAAERPVFLEQAENFARSWGAKHVVAEGKHHFDVIDPLSEPDSDLTKALLGS; this comes from the coding sequence ATGATGCTAGATGACGCCTATGCAAACGCTGCCTATATCGACGGGGCCGACGGCTTTCCGCCCCGCTGGGAAAAGGAGGCAGAGGCATTCCGCGCGTCATTGGGGGCGCGGGCGCAGCTTAACGTGCGCTATGGCCCTTCGGACCGTCAAAAGTTCGACTTTTTCCAGCCCGAGGGTGTCTCGCGCGGCACGGCGGTCTTCGTGCATGGCGGCTATTGGAAGGCTTTCGACAAGAGCTATTGGTCGCATCTGGCCGCCGGTCCGCTGGCGCGGGGCTATGCCGTGGCGGTGCCGTCCTATGACCTCTGCCCCGATGTGCGCATTTCCGAGATTTCCACCCAAATCGCCGCGGCGCTGACCGAAGTGGCGAACCGCACGCAGGGCACCATCGTGCTGTCGGGCCATTCGGCGGGTGGGCATTTGGTGGCCCGCATGACCGACCCGCTGCTGCTGGGGGCCGAGGTGCGCGACCGGATCACGCGGATCGTGCCGATCTCCCCCGTGGCTGATCTGGCGCCCTTGTTGCAAACCGAAATGAACGACATTTTGCGGCTGGATGAGGCCGAAGCCGCCGCTGAAAGCCCGATCAAGATGACCCCGCCCCATGGTGTGGATGTGACCGTTTGGGTCGGCGCGGCGGAGCGGCCCGTCTTCCTCGAACAGGCCGAGAATTTCGCCCGCAGTTGGGGCGCGAAACATGTGGTGGCCGAGGGCAAGCACCATTTCGACGTGATCGATCCGCTGTCAGAGCCGGACAGCGACCTGACCAAAGCGCTGCTGGGCAGCTAA
- a CDS encoding NAD-dependent succinate-semialdehyde dehydrogenase, giving the protein MTDAKTDLKSLLKDPSLLETRAYIGGQWVEGDDGTFDVTNPARGDVIAQVADLSRAQVAGAIAQAEKAQKDWAAWTGKERAAVLRKWFDLMMENQDDLGTILTAEQGKPLAEAKGEIAYGASFIEFFGEEAKRVYGEMIPGHQRDKRIMVMKQPIGVAASITPWNFPNAMITRKAAPALAAGCSFVARPAAETPLSAIVMGVLAERAGIPAGVFNVVPSSSSSAVGKEFCENPAVRKLTFTGSTEVGRILLKQAADQVMKCSMELGGNAPFIVFDDADLDAAVEGAIMCKFRNNGQTCVCANRIYVQAGVYDAFAAKLKDRVSQMKVGDGLEEGTDLGPLINPEASDKVQEHIKDAVDNGAEIILGNAKDDMGGNFFGPTIVTGVTQDMKVAKEETFGPLAPLFKFEDVDDVIAMANDTIFGLASYFYAKDLSRVYKVAEALEYGIVGVNTGIISTELAPFGGVKQSGLGREGSHHGIEDYLEMKYVCLSV; this is encoded by the coding sequence ATGACTGATGCTAAGACGGATCTGAAATCACTGCTGAAAGACCCCAGCCTGCTTGAAACCCGCGCCTATATCGGCGGCCAATGGGTCGAAGGCGACGACGGTACATTTGACGTGACCAATCCCGCGCGGGGCGATGTCATCGCACAGGTCGCCGACCTTAGCCGCGCGCAGGTCGCGGGCGCGATTGCCCAAGCCGAGAAGGCGCAGAAGGACTGGGCCGCTTGGACTGGCAAGGAACGCGCCGCCGTGTTGCGCAAATGGTTCGACCTGATGATGGAGAACCAAGACGATCTGGGCACCATCCTCACTGCCGAACAGGGCAAGCCGCTGGCCGAAGCCAAGGGCGAGATCGCCTATGGCGCGTCCTTCATCGAATTCTTTGGCGAAGAGGCCAAGCGCGTCTACGGCGAGATGATCCCCGGCCACCAGCGCGACAAACGCATCATGGTGATGAAGCAACCCATCGGCGTCGCGGCCTCGATCACGCCGTGGAACTTCCCCAACGCGATGATCACCCGCAAGGCGGCCCCCGCGCTGGCGGCGGGCTGTTCGTTTGTGGCGCGTCCGGCGGCGGAGACGCCGCTGTCGGCCATCGTCATGGGCGTGCTCGCGGAACGCGCAGGGATCCCGGCGGGCGTGTTCAACGTGGTGCCGTCCTCCTCCTCCTCCGCCGTGGGCAAGGAGTTCTGCGAGAACCCGGCGGTGCGCAAGCTGACCTTCACCGGCTCAACCGAGGTCGGGCGCATCTTGCTGAAACAGGCCGCCGATCAGGTGATGAAATGCTCAATGGAACTGGGCGGCAACGCGCCCTTCATCGTCTTCGACGACGCCGATCTCGACGCGGCGGTCGAGGGCGCGATCATGTGCAAGTTCCGCAACAACGGCCAGACCTGCGTCTGCGCGAACCGGATCTACGTGCAGGCGGGCGTCTATGACGCCTTCGCGGCCAAGCTGAAGGACCGCGTGAGCCAGATGAAGGTCGGCGACGGCCTCGAAGAGGGCACCGATCTGGGCCCGCTCATCAACCCCGAAGCCTCGGACAAAGTGCAAGAGCATATCAAGGATGCGGTCGACAACGGCGCGGAAATCATTCTGGGCAACGCCAAGGACGACATGGGCGGCAACTTCTTCGGGCCCACCATCGTGACCGGCGTGACGCAGGATATGAAAGTCGCCAAGGAAGAGACATTCGGCCCCCTCGCGCCGCTCTTCAAGTTCGAGGATGTGGATGACGTGATCGCCATGGCCAACGACACGATCTTCGGCCTTGCCTCCTATTTCTACGCCAAGGACCTCAGCCGCGTCTACAAGGTGGCCGAGGCGCTGGAATATGGCATCGTCGGCGTCAACACCGGCATCATCTCGACCGAGCTTGCGCCCTTTGGCGGGGTCAAGCAATCCGGCCTTGGGCGCGAAGGATCGCACCACGGAATCGAAGACTATCTTGAGATGAAATACGTCTGCCTGTCGGTCTAA
- a CDS encoding DUF6525 family protein, which translates to MTGKKRNLRSGLKQRRRQGNPMAAFDQLPPPLRAWLAQAALPWSPRSAHRLWCRALQRCEGDVAQAISHLSRAERRMLAQDRLTQ; encoded by the coding sequence ATGACTGGCAAAAAGCGAAACCTGCGCAGCGGGCTGAAACAGCGGCGGCGTCAGGGGAACCCGATGGCGGCCTTTGACCAACTGCCGCCGCCCCTGCGGGCATGGCTGGCGCAGGCGGCGCTGCCGTGGTCGCCCCGTTCGGCACATCGGCTGTGGTGTCGGGCGTTGCAGCGTTGCGAAGGTGATGTCGCGCAAGCGATCTCGCATCTTTCGCGGGCGGAGCGCCGGATGCTGGCACAGGACCGGCTGACGCAATAG
- a CDS encoding metal-binding protein ZinT, with protein sequence MPQTSASPLFFLTLSAGLALSAPVVAETKEASHDHDHSHAHDHAHDQNDIYKGYFDDAQIKDRPLSDWAGDWQSVYPLLQQGALDAVMQHKAEHGDKTAAEYKAYYEVGYATDVDRITIDGNAVTFFRDGDPVQGRYVSDGYEVLTYKKGNRGVRYVFAKEGGDAEAPEYIQFSDHIIAPQKADHYHLYWGDDRAEVLKELTNWPTYFPAELSASEIAADMQAH encoded by the coding sequence ATGCCCCAAACATCCGCATCCCCGCTATTCTTCCTGACGCTCAGCGCGGGCCTTGCCCTTTCGGCCCCGGTCGTGGCCGAGACGAAAGAGGCATCGCATGACCACGATCATTCCCATGCGCATGACCACGCCCACGACCAGAACGACATCTACAAAGGCTACTTTGACGACGCGCAGATCAAGGATCGGCCCTTGTCGGATTGGGCGGGCGACTGGCAATCGGTCTACCCGCTGTTGCAGCAGGGCGCGCTGGACGCGGTGATGCAACACAAGGCCGAGCACGGCGACAAGACGGCGGCGGAGTACAAGGCCTATTACGAGGTCGGCTATGCCACCGATGTGGACCGCATCACCATCGACGGCAATGCCGTGACCTTCTTCCGGGACGGTGATCCGGTGCAGGGGCGCTATGTCAGCGATGGCTATGAGGTGCTCACCTACAAGAAGGGCAACCGCGGCGTGCGCTATGTCTTTGCCAAAGAGGGCGGCGATGCCGAAGCGCCGGAATATATCCAATTCAGCGACCATATCATCGCGCCGCAAAAGGCCGATCACTATCACCTCTACTGGGGCGATGACCGCGCCGAGGTGTTGAAGGAACTGACCAACTGGCCGACCTATTTCCCCGCCGAGCTGAGCGCGTCTGAGATCGCGGCGGATATGCAGGCGCATTAA
- the rsfS gene encoding ribosome silencing factor, with amino-acid sequence MTAASQIATSDDLLALILSSLNDDKAEDIVQIDLRGKTAIGDYMVICSGRSTRQVSAISEKLAQAVKDATGRTSKMEGRETGDWVLIDTGDVVVHVFRPEVREFYQLEKMWLGGDDAATAAPH; translated from the coding sequence ATGACTGCCGCCTCGCAAATCGCAACCAGCGACGACCTGCTGGCGCTTATCCTTTCCTCGCTGAATGACGACAAGGCCGAAGATATCGTGCAGATCGATCTGCGCGGCAAGACGGCCATCGGCGACTATATGGTGATCTGCTCGGGCCGCTCCACGCGGCAGGTTTCGGCGATCTCGGAAAAGCTGGCGCAGGCCGTCAAAGACGCCACCGGACGCACGTCCAAGATGGAAGGCCGCGAAACCGGCGACTGGGTCTTGATCGACACAGGCGACGTTGTCGTGCATGTCTTCCGGCCCGAAGTGCGTGAATTCTACCAGCTTGAAAAGATGTGGCTGGGCGGCGACGACGCGGCCACAGCGGCACCGCACTGA